CGATTGCTCGCAATCGCGACCTGGGCGGCGCGCAGTTGCTCCCGCAGGAACTGGTACGATTCAAGAAGTTCGATGCGCGTGCGTTCGTCCGATGAAAGTCCCGGGCTGGCGGACGCGGCTGCTGGTGGGGTCGGTCTGGGAGTGACTCCGTTCGGGGGACTTTGTGCGAGGCAGAAGCTGGACGTGCTGCTCAATATCAAGGTCAGTGCGACGCACAATGACCGGTCTCGCTGCGGAAGAAAAGGGGTGTTTCGGAGGGTCACCGAAGGGAGGACGCTTCAACCGACGAGCCGGGTTGTCAACCCCGCCCCATTCCCCTGTGTTCCAGACTCGAGCCCGCTGATCGATGCATTGGAGGCGATCAGCGCCGAAAGGAGGTCGCGCCACGCGTTGGAAAGCCGCCTGCAGGCCCTGACATGCACCGGCGAGATCGGGCCTCTGCCGAGCCCTCGGGCTTTAATTGGGTTGGGCGGGCTTGGGTGAGGACAAGAGGTTCAGGCGGGCCTTTTCCTCCTTCTTCTCCTGCACGCGCTCGCTGGCTGGGATGGCGAATTCGGATCCCTTGAGAACACAGCCCGGGCGGCCGGGGATGCAGTCTGTCTTGAGCCGCAGGCAGTAGTCGCGCGCGATGTCAAAGTGTGGGCAGGAGTAGCTCATGGTTCAAATTCCCAGCCGCGCGTTGGCTCGAAATCGAGCACACTCAGGCGGCGTTCATGCGCGTCAACCTCTCCACTCCAGTTGTGCGGTTCTCCTGAACCGCCGGTCAGGAGCTGAACGGTGACGTGATGTTTGCCGGGCGCAAGAGGGAGGCGCAGCTCACCCGCGGAAGCGCCATCCGACTGGACTCCCTTGGGTTTGAAGTTGTGCTCCTGAACGACACCGTCGATCTCGAGCCGCAGCGTCACCGGTGAGCGCGCGCGTTTCGCCGGAAGCTTTCCCCTCATGTGGATCGGACGCGTGTCCTCGGCTGCGGGGACTGCGACCGCGGAGGTGCCGTCGATCCAGTCGCCGTAGGCGCGGAACATGACGACGAATTCCGGATGGGCGGGATCGGGATTGTGGAAGCGCGCACTGGAGGCGACCAGCAGCAGGGCCATGCCCAGCGCGGCGACAGCGATTCCCGTCATCCATCCGATGGCGCGTGATGCCTGGCGCTCGTCTGGAGTCTCCGCCTTGCACAGGGCGGCGGCGACGGCGGCCAGGCGCTCGGGACGCAGGGGATCGAAGTTCACATGGGCGACACGCCGCGGATCGGCGCGATTGGGTCGCAGTTCAGGCTCGCGCGTGCCCGCGATGCGGGCGGGCATCCAGCGATTGCCTTCACGGCCGAAGGACTCGCTCGAGCCGCAGCCCACGATCAGCACGGCTGTGGCGCCCTTGGTGATGAGCCGCTCGATCAGCTTGGGCTCGACCCAGCCGGAACAAGGCACCTGCCGGATTTCGTAGCCAGGAATCCGGCGGGCCCAGGCTTCGCGGTCAAACAGCTCCCAGCCGCCGTCGCTCTGGGCGCAGACGAACGCGAGCGGCTTGGGCGCGCCCTTCGAGCGCTGGGTCGCGACGAACTCCTCGAGTTCGCGTCCCACGCGGCGCGCGTCGAACCACGCCATGCCGATGGCCTGCGTGTCGCAGGAGCCCGTGCAAATGCCGCAGCCGATGCAGCGGTCGGGATCGATCTGGGCCTGCGACGGGAACGGCCTTCCGTCCTTGCGCGGCACCATCGTGATCGCGCCGAACGGACAATCGAGCGAGCAGAGCGTGCAGGAGAAGCAGCGCGAAGTCTCCACGGCCGCCTGGAATGATGCCCGGGGCCTGCGCCGCGCCATCCACCAGGGCACGGTTAAAAGCCCGATCGCGGCAAGACCGCCGGCCAGCCAGAGTCCGGGACCGCTCAGGCGCGTGCTCAGTTGCAGCGGCCAGAGGTACCACCAGTCCAGGCTGAAGGCGGCCGGCTTTACGGCCATCTGGGCCTGCGCGGTGTTGGTAGCCGGAACAATGAGCGATGCGGCGAGCACCGCTCCGACGAGCCAGATCATGAGTCTGCGGTCGGGCAGCAGCTTCGTCCGGCTGAGCCGCGCGAGGTGCAGCGCGAGTCCTCCCGCGATTGCCAGCGGCAGGGCCATGTGGAGGAAGAAGACGACAAAGAACAGCAGGGAAGGGACGGTGCGGTCCCGATTAAAAAGCGGCAGCATGGGCTCGCCAAAGATCGGGAGTACGTCCATCACCTTCATGGTTCCCTTTGCCACGAGCTGGGCGCGGTCGTCCCAGACCAGCCAGTATCCGGTCCACCCGATGAACCAGATGAGTCCCAGCATGGCGAATCCGCTGACCCAGACCAGCCAACGCGCCCCGCCAAACTTGCGCGCCAGGAAAACGCGCAGCGCGTGCATGAGAATCAGCAGCACCGCTAGATCCGACGAATAGCGGTGGATGCTGCGCACGATTCCACCCGCCGAGTAGGGACCGAGTGCTTCAAGCGAACTCCACGCCAGCTGCGAGCTGGCTGAATACCACAGGAGCATGAGAACCCCGGAGAGCACCGCGAGCACCAGCATGGCGTTTGCCGACGGCCCGAGCTGGGCGAGCGGATTGAACGCGCGCGGCCAGGCCCTCTCGATCAGCGTGTCAAGCCGCGTGAGCACGCCGTCGCCGGCTGAAAGCAGGCGCGCGCCGCGCACGGGCGGAAGCGGTGGTTCGACCGCGGGTGCGGTGCCCGGGACCAGCGTTTCGGCGAGTTCTTCGCAGTCGATGTCGGGATGGTGGTGGTGACTCATGCGGGTGAGTTGCTTCCTTGCTTTCGCGGACGATGATCGGTGCGGCGATCCCGGCGGAAGGTCACGACGAAGCGTGCCCCTCCAGCGGAGGGGGTGAAACTATTGGAGGGGCACGCTTTGTCGTGCCCAGGGGACGCGCGTTGTGTGACTGCGTCGGAAGTCATGGAAGCGAAGCGTCGGCGGTGCGGGGTTCCCTGAGGAGGTGGAGCAGGCCCTCCCTCAGCCAGGCGCGGTGGCGCGGGTCCAGCGTGAACCGGAAGGCGACGTGCCCGCCGCGGTCGATCAGTTGGAAAAGATTGGCGTGGTCGATGATCCCGGTTTCGGGATCGCGCGTGGCGGCAAACTGCAGACGTGTCAGCACGTCGCGCATCGCCGCGGGAGTTTCGCCGTTGACGTATCGGAATTCCGGATACGCTAGGGTCTGCGCGGTGGCCATGGCGTCCATGATCTCCGCGGTTTCATATTCCGGGTTGAGCGACAGCGCCACCACGCGCAGGCCGGCGCGTTCGCTCGCGGGCAGTTCCGCAAGGATGGCGCGAAGCTCCTTGAAGATCTCGGGGCATGCGGTGGTGCAGGCGGCGTAGACGCCGGTCACGAGCACGACCTGGCCGCGGAGATCGGAGAAGCGGAAGGGCGCGCCCTTCTGGTCGGTCAGCGGCGCGTCCGGCACGGGAAGCTGTACGCGGATGCGGTCGCCCGGGAACGGTGGCAGGGTTTGTGCCGCTGAAGTGTCGATGGTGGCGTAGAAAACAAGTCCGGCGACCGAGGCGGCCACGGCGCCGAATCCGGCCAGAGCCGCTCCCCGGTGCCGCCACCAGGTCTGCGGCCTGCGGAGCGCGCGGCGTGCGTCGCGCCAGAGCATGAGGGCGACGAGCACGACGAAGAGCGGCTCGAACAGCATGACGCCGACGGCGGCCCACGAGACTCCGCCGGTCCGGGGATCGCCCCGGTAGCACCAGAGCTGAAAGTCACGCACGAAACTCCCGATGGCGCCATCCCCTGTGGGACCGAACACCGTGATCAGGAGGAACGCCTCATAGGCGACCAGGGCGCTGCTTAGAAAAACCAGCAGGCCGGGTCCGGTGAAGAACCGGCGGGCGGCGGATACAGCGCCGCCCGCCGGCACCGGAGCTACGTCCGATGCCTGGTCGGTCGCTAACATCGCGCGTTCACCTCACGGGCCATACGTCGGCGAGCGCCTTCCAATTGGCGAAATAGTAGACCACGAAGCAGGCGAGGAAAACCAGGGTCAGCACGATGGTGCCGCGCGTCGCGGTGTGGTTGCTGGCCAGAGAGCCAAGCTGCGCACCGGCCTGGATTGGCGGCGTGCCCCAGTCGGCCATGGGCCGGCCATTGTTCTTCTCTCCCCAGAGCACCGTGCCAACGCAGAGGAGAACGAAGGCAAGCAGGCCGATGAAGGCCAGCACGCCGCCGATGCCGAGAACGCCGAGCCAGAGGTGAACGGCCGGGCCGTAGACGCCCTGCGCGTCGACATCCCAGCTGCGGCGCGAGGCGCCGAGCGATCCGGCGAAGGACATGCCGAAGGCCAGAAGCGTGATGCCGATGCCGAAGAGCCACGGCTGGATGCGGGCCAGGCCGCGCCAGATGAAGTCGCGCTGAAAGATCAGCGGGATCACGTAGTAGGCGAGCGCCATGAAGGCGAGGGTGGTGCCGCCGACGACAGTCACATGGAAGTGACCCGGGATGCGCAGCGTGTTGTGGGCGATGATGTTGATCTGCTGCGTGCCGAGGGTGACGCCGGTGATGCCACCGAGGAAGCCGAAGATGATGACGGAGAGCACGGTGCCGGAAAGCGCGGGATTGCGCCAGGGCAGGGCGACGACCCAGCCGAAGAGGCCGCGGTTGTAGCCGCGTTCACGCATGGCGATCTCCACGCCGCCGGGGACGGTGAAGCCGTGGATCATGGAGGCGAGCACGGCCAGGTACATGGCGTAGGACGTGTTCCAGATCTTCCATGTGGAGCCGACGCCCGGATCAACGAGCAGGTGGTGGGCGGAGGCGAGGTTGATGAAGAGAATGTACAGTGCGAACGCCGAGCGGCAGACGGTTTCGTTCACCGGACGCGCGCCGACGATCACATTGGAGAGCAGGTACCAGACCGTGACCATCGCGCAGACATTGACCTGCTGCGACTGGTGGCCGAGGCCCCACCAGATCATGCGGTACCAGATGGGATCTGGTTGTGCGGTCCAGCCCATCGAGTAGGTGAAGGTCGGGATCATCGCCATGGCGCCGTGCAGGAGAGTGACGACCGCGATGATCGCGGCGGCGAGCGCTCCAAATGTCACAATCGGCATGGATCCCTCGTAGGCGTGGTCGCGCTTGGCGACATAGAGTGTCGCGAAGAAGTTGTAGACTCCGACGAGCGTGCCGACAGCGACGAGGATGATGCCGAGGTAGAACGCCGGGTGGGCGAGCAGCGGCAGGTAGGAGGTCATCATGACGTCGGCCTTTCCGACGAGGATGATCCAGTCCACCATGATCGCGCCCGCCAGCATCAGGATGAACCCGACCCATGCGACCTTGCGCGAATAGAGCTTGGCGTTGAGCGGCGAGGTGCAGGCGAAGTAGAGGATCGCGACTTCGAAGAACAGGATCCACAGGATCAGCATGTTGATGCCGTGGAAGGTGATGATACGGTAGAACCAGTCTGCCGGCAGCAGGTGCACGGTCTGCCAGCGGGTGAGGGCGAGGAGCAGCGCGGCGATGCCGCCGAACAGCAGGAAGACGATGCCGGCGACGGCGTTGAGCTTGATGAAACGCTGCGCGGTGAGGCAGACGCCGAGTCCGGTCGTGCTGCACACGCGCTTGGGTGCGTCGGGTGAGGCGAGCGAATGCGGGCCGATGGGAATGGTGGCTGAAGCTGTGGTCATGGGAGACGGGGCTCGGGGTTATTCGACGAAGATCTTTCCGGTCATCGCGTGGTGGCCGATGCCGCAGAATTCATTGCAGACGATGGTGTATTCGCCCTTTGAGGTGGGCGTGAGCGTGAGCACGTGGTCGTAGCCGGGGACGGCCTGGAAGTTCATGTTGAGCGGCTGGAGCGAGAAGCCGTGCTGCAGGTCGAGCGCGGAGAGGTGGATGCGGTAGGTCTCGCCGAGACGAAGGCGCAGGGCGGGATACCACTGCCACATGCGACCCATGAGATAGGCGTCGCCGCCGGGGGCGGGTTCGACGATGGGAAGTTCCGCGGCGAGTGCGTTGGCGATGGGATTCTTGAACGTGCCGACGCGGTTCGTTTCAACGAATTTCTCGGTGCGTTTGTGGAAGTCATCCGGTTTGACGGTATAGGCTTCGCCGCTGCTGTTCTGTTTGCCGCGGAAGTGCCAGTAGGGCATCATCAGCGACATCACGAAACACCAGACGAGTGCGAGGCCGATCCAGAGTTTCTCATGTCCCGCGGGCGCGTGGAACCATGGACCTGTGAGTGGGCGCAGACTCATGATGAGGATGAGGGGTTAGGGAAGTTGGGCGGGTTTGGTCAGGAGGATTTCGATCCATCCCCACGCGGAGTAGGAAAGGAACGGGATGAGGACGCCCAGGACGAGAAGCAGCCAGGGGTTGTCCAACAGCTTCTGCCAGGGGTGTTTTTTGACTTCGTTGTTCATGGGTGGGAGTGAGCTAAAGAAGAGTCGGTCCGACGCCACCGGCTGATGCGGCGAACCATCACAGTGAGGAAGAAGATGCCACCGGCCACGGCCACGAGCCCGCCAACGCCCATGACGCTGAGGCCGAGGTATTCGCCGAGCGTGCGGACATGCTGCTCGACGCCGTATTGTTTCCGGCCGAGCCCGTAGGCTCCGGCCCAGGCGAATCCCAGGCCGAACACGGCCTGGCCGGCGCCAAACAGGATGAGCTGCAGCCGGGCCCAGCGCGGCTCCGGAACGCTTGAACCTGCGGGAGCCACCGTGACGCAGAAATCGTAGGCCGCGGCCATGAGTGATATCGTGACGGCGCCGATCGCGCAATGATAGTGCCCCGGGACCAGCGTGCTCGATCCGCGGATCATTGCCCCCAGAAGAAATCCGAAAAGCGTGAGCAGACCGCTGCCGGCGAGAGCCGCAAAACGAAAATCGCGAAAGTCGACTTTGTCACTGTCGCGCCGGATGCGGGAGATCGCTGCGATCATGACGACGAGCACGACCGGGAAGATGGTCCAGCGCATGAGGTGCGTTGCCAGCGAGAAGTAGAGCGTCTTGGTTGTGCCGATGAACGCGAGCAGGGGAAGCAGGGCCTGGGGCAGCACCAGCGCCGCCATGAGCGCGGTCGTGGTGGCAGGGTAGAAGAGGTCGAATCCCGCCCACCGGCGCAGCAGGTGCAGCCACAGGGCAAGCATCGCGGCGACATTCCCCACTTGGAGGACATGGCCGCCCCCCCAGAAGAGGAGTTCATAGTAGGCGGAAGGCAGGGTGTCCGGAGTGGTCAGCCAGGAGGCAAGAAAGGTAAGCAGTGCCAGCACATTGGCGGCGGCGGCGCCGCGCAAGGCCACCACGACGGACGGGGCCATCGCGCGCGCGTCGGTGCGCGCCGGAGTGACCAGTGCCAGGGCGAAGAAAAGACCGGCACCTGAGAACCAGCAGATAAGTCCCGCGAAGAACATCGGATGATTGATCACGGGTACGTAGTTGGAGAGCACGGGCATCGCCCCGGGCATCAAGGCGCCTGCGAGCAGCCCGGCGATGCCCAGTGAGGCGAGAGCCAGTGCAATGACGGCCCCGCCGCGATGCATGCGCGGTCCGAGTGCAAGACCGAGGAAGGCCAGCGTTCCGGCCTGAAACCACACGACAATTGCGAGGTCGACATGCACAACCAAGGCGCGCTTGAAGAACAGGGGGTCGGTGAACAGCCAGCCCAGAAAGGGCAGCCGCCCCACGACGAGCATCAACGATAGCAATCCGGCGAGGACCAGGCTTCCGATGGCGAATAGAAACCATCCTCGTGCGGGCCACTCGTGAAAACCCGCACGCACCCCGGCAACCACCGGGTGGGAGACGGATCCAGGCGCGGTGGCCGGCGGTGAAGAAATGGAATAGGTGGTTGGAGGCACGGCGCGGTTCGTCGCGCAGTCTAGAGGAAGGCGAAAATGGTGGCATTGACGTAGATCAATGTTTCCGCACACCCATTTGGGTAATGTCCATGGATTCCCGATGAGCTTCCCCGCCGCCACTCCGCTTGCCGCCGATGCCGGTATCGGTGACAGGACCTCGATCCCCGGGGCGCTGCTTGCGCTGACAAAGCCACGGATAGCCTTCATGTCAGTCGTCACGGCAATGGTTGCCTATGGTACGGCGCGGCCCGATTCACCGGCGACCCTGGCGACGTTTGCGGGCACGGCGTTGTCGGCTGGAGGAGTGCTGTCGCTGAACCAATGGTGGGAGCGGGATCTCGATGCGAGGATGCGCCGCACGCTGGGTCGTCCGCTTCCGCAGTTGCGACTCAAACCGATGATGGCGCTCGGCTGGAGTGTGTGTCTCTGCCTTTTGGGTGTTTTCCTGCTGGCTTTGACCGTCAATATTCAGGCGGCGGTGCTGGCTGCGCTGACCATCGTGACGTATGGCCTGATTTACACTCCGCTGAAACAGCGCACGCCTTGGGCGACGGAGATCGGGGCGGTTTCGGGAGCCCTCCCAGCGCTCCTTGGCAATGCCGCGGCGGGAAATCTTTGGGCGGCTCCGGGGGTGACGCTGGCGACCATGCTGCTCTTCTGGCAAATGCCGCACTTCTTCGCCATAGGCTGGCGGTATCGTGATGACTATCGGGCGGCCGGATTCAGGTTGAGGCCGGCGATTGATGCCAGTGGTCGGTCGACAGCGTCATGGTCATTTGCCCACGCCGTGATGCTCCTGCCCGTTTCGGTTGTGCCCTGGAGACTTGGATGGCTAGGAGCCATTTATGGGGTCACCACGCTTGTCGCCGGTTTGCTTTTCGTTGCCTGTGCATGGCGCTTCGTGGTCGCCAGCGATCGCGATCAGGCGGCGCGCAGGCTTTTCACTGCATCGCTCGTTTACCTGCTTGTATTCCTCGCAGCGCTCCTTCTGGACCAAATTCGTGTGTGATTCGGCCCATGCGCAAGGGCGCAGCCATGGCTGAGTCGTTGTGTACAAATCGAGACAAGACCCTCAACTTTGCCACTATCATGAAAACCATCCTTGCGCCGATTGATTTCTCGCCGATCAGCAAGCGTATTGTTGATGAAGCCGCCCAGCTTGCGCGCCACCTCAAGGGACGGCTTCATCTCCTCCACATCGTGCCCCCACCGATTGTCACGCAGAGTGAATATGTCACCGAGAAGGGCGCTGAGTTTGCGGCGCTTACCGTTGATGCCATGGCTGAGGAGCTCAAGAAGGTGGCGCGCCCGCTTGAGGCGACGGGACTGGTGGTTGAAACCACAGCCGTGCTCGGATTTCCGGGCGAAGTGATCATCGAGAAGGCCAGGAAACTCAAGGCCGACTACCTCGTGGTGGGATCCCACGGGCACGGCGCGTTCTATGATCTGATTATTGGGAGCACAACAAGCCGGGTTCTCAAACAGGCGGACTGCGCGGTGGTCATCGTACCCGCGGAGAGGAAGAGCCGGAGATCAAGGAACGGAGCAAAGTAGGGATCTGCGCCCGGGCAGGGCGTGCAACCCGGCTCGATGTGGAAGGTATGGCCGCTGATCGAATCAACGGCCCGGCTCCTGCTGATCCTACAGGCTATTTTGATGCGGCATCCTTCACCGATCTGGTCGGGAGCCCGCTCTTCTTCCAGTCGGCCAGTCCGCCTGCGTTCGATGCCTTGTAGCCGAGCTTGTTGAGGGCTTCGGCGACGACGCTTGCCCGACGTCCGGAATGACAGTAAAGGATCAGCTGCCTGTCCCCGATCGTGGCGAGGAAGGGTTTCCACTCCTTTTGCTCGCCGTCAAAGTCCGACTTGGAGAGCAGCCGGGCTGGTTCGGCGACTCCGGTCTGCGCCCACTCCTTTGGCTCGCGCACATCGATGAGGATCGCCTTGCCGTCGGCGACAAGCTGGGCGGCATCCTTGGGATTGATCCTTGCCGCATCCGCAAGGGCGATGGAGGCGAACAATGAGAAGAGCGCGAATAATTTCATGATCGTTTGCAGTGTGAACCGGGAGAAACGGGGAAGTATTCCGCACACATGGCTGCTGGCAAACATTGCTTTGGTGCCAGCCCGCGGACGCAGCGCGCCTGTCACTGGGCTGGTCAGAATTCTCGGGCTAGCTTCAGGCAAGCGGGCCCGCTTCGGTTTTCACTTCGCGGGCTGGAGCGGGTTGCGCCAGTTCAGGGTGGGAAACCGGGAAAAATCGGCGTTGTTGGTGTGGAGAACGGC
The Opitutaceae bacterium DNA segment above includes these coding regions:
- a CDS encoding cytochrome b N-terminal domain-containing protein, with the protein product MSHHHHPDIDCEELAETLVPGTAPAVEPPLPPVRGARLLSAGDGVLTRLDTLIERAWPRAFNPLAQLGPSANAMLVLAVLSGVLMLLWYSASSQLAWSSLEALGPYSAGGIVRSIHRYSSDLAVLLILMHALRVFLARKFGGARWLVWVSGFAMLGLIWFIGWTGYWLVWDDRAQLVAKGTMKVMDVLPIFGEPMLPLFNRDRTVPSLLFFVVFFLHMALPLAIAGGLALHLARLSRTKLLPDRRLMIWLVGAVLAASLIVPATNTAQAQMAVKPAAFSLDWWYLWPLQLSTRLSGPGLWLAGGLAAIGLLTVPWWMARRRPRASFQAAVETSRCFSCTLCSLDCPFGAITMVPRKDGRPFPSQAQIDPDRCIGCGICTGSCDTQAIGMAWFDARRVGRELEEFVATQRSKGAPKPLAFVCAQSDGGWELFDREAWARRIPGYEIRQVPCSGWVEPKLIERLITKGATAVLIVGCGSSESFGREGNRWMPARIAGTREPELRPNRADPRRVAHVNFDPLRPERLAAVAAALCKAETPDERQASRAIGWMTGIAVAALGMALLLVASSARFHNPDPAHPEFVVMFRAYGDWIDGTSAVAVPAAEDTRPIHMRGKLPAKRARSPVTLRLEIDGVVQEHNFKPKGVQSDGASAGELRLPLAPGKHHVTVQLLTGGSGEPHNWSGEVDAHERRLSVLDFEPTRGWEFEP
- a CDS encoding SCO family protein, which produces MLATDQASDVAPVPAGGAVSAARRFFTGPGLLVFLSSALVAYEAFLLITVFGPTGDGAIGSFVRDFQLWCYRGDPRTGGVSWAAVGVMLFEPLFVVLVALMLWRDARRALRRPQTWWRHRGAALAGFGAVAASVAGLVFYATIDTSAAQTLPPFPGDRIRVQLPVPDAPLTDQKGAPFRFSDLRGQVVLVTGVYAACTTACPEIFKELRAILAELPASERAGLRVVALSLNPEYETAEIMDAMATAQTLAYPEFRYVNGETPAAMRDVLTRLQFAATRDPETGIIDHANLFQLIDRGGHVAFRFTLDPRHRAWLREGLLHLLREPRTADASLP
- a CDS encoding cbb3-type cytochrome c oxidase subunit I codes for the protein MTTASATIPIGPHSLASPDAPKRVCSTTGLGVCLTAQRFIKLNAVAGIVFLLFGGIAALLLALTRWQTVHLLPADWFYRIITFHGINMLILWILFFEVAILYFACTSPLNAKLYSRKVAWVGFILMLAGAIMVDWIILVGKADVMMTSYLPLLAHPAFYLGIILVAVGTLVGVYNFFATLYVAKRDHAYEGSMPIVTFGALAAAIIAVVTLLHGAMAMIPTFTYSMGWTAQPDPIWYRMIWWGLGHQSQQVNVCAMVTVWYLLSNVIVGARPVNETVCRSAFALYILFINLASAHHLLVDPGVGSTWKIWNTSYAMYLAVLASMIHGFTVPGGVEIAMRERGYNRGLFGWVVALPWRNPALSGTVLSVIIFGFLGGITGVTLGTQQINIIAHNTLRIPGHFHVTVVGGTTLAFMALAYYVIPLIFQRDFIWRGLARIQPWLFGIGITLLAFGMSFAGSLGASRRSWDVDAQGVYGPAVHLWLGVLGIGGVLAFIGLLAFVLLCVGTVLWGEKNNGRPMADWGTPPIQAGAQLGSLASNHTATRGTIVLTLVFLACFVVYYFANWKALADVWPVR
- a CDS encoding cytochrome C oxidase subunit II, with the protein product MSLRPLTGPWFHAPAGHEKLWIGLALVWCFVMSLMMPYWHFRGKQNSSGEAYTVKPDDFHKRTEKFVETNRVGTFKNPIANALAAELPIVEPAPGGDAYLMGRMWQWYPALRLRLGETYRIHLSALDLQHGFSLQPLNMNFQAVPGYDHVLTLTPTSKGEYTIVCNEFCGIGHHAMTGKIFVE
- the cyoE gene encoding protoheme IX farnesyltransferase codes for the protein MSFPAATPLAADAGIGDRTSIPGALLALTKPRIAFMSVVTAMVAYGTARPDSPATLATFAGTALSAGGVLSLNQWWERDLDARMRRTLGRPLPQLRLKPMMALGWSVCLCLLGVFLLALTVNIQAAVLAALTIVTYGLIYTPLKQRTPWATEIGAVSGALPALLGNAAAGNLWAAPGVTLATMLLFWQMPHFFAIGWRYRDDYRAAGFRLRPAIDASGRSTASWSFAHAVMLLPVSVVPWRLGWLGAIYGVTTLVAGLLFVACAWRFVVASDRDQAARRLFTASLVYLLVFLAALLLDQIRV
- a CDS encoding universal stress protein, yielding MKTILAPIDFSPISKRIVDEAAQLARHLKGRLHLLHIVPPPIVTQSEYVTEKGAEFAALTVDAMAEELKKVARPLEATGLVVETTAVLGFPGEVIIEKARKLKADYLVVGSHGHGAFYDLIIGSTTSRVLKQADCAVVIVPAERKSRRSRNGAK
- a CDS encoding rhodanese-like domain-containing protein, whose translation is MKLFALFSLFASIALADAARINPKDAAQLVADGKAILIDVREPKEWAQTGVAEPARLLSKSDFDGEQKEWKPFLATIGDRQLILYCHSGRRASVVAEALNKLGYKASNAGGLADWKKSGLPTRSVKDAASK